One genomic window of uncultured Fibrobacter sp. includes the following:
- a CDS encoding CHC2 zinc finger domain-containing protein, translating to MTNEELKQFKESLSITAVAKALGIDVVHGRCHCFFPQRHAHGDRTPSVSFSEERGTFRCWVCDDVRGDVISLVQLCKSMTFVQAVEWLKSEYSFLLGASKPARRSALSAGEGGASEKPSQSRAREPVLREPEIEPPQKPLIKEEDRRNLIFSFLKMLSPIEHTPAGAYLSRRRIYKPVWDKMRIRTIADYEEISGRLKEIYSLEVLQYVGLFNERGNLRFYKHPLIFPYLDTKMRSFYFQARAIDKTIVPKELNLRGTVPFPYNVSALDEKPGWVYLCEGVVDTLTFIGRNVPAVGIPGVRSFKMEWLPLFKNKSVVLCLDKDDAGRSGMEYIQDVFERAGIRSTILGTGMENLSSAMKEGEDINDWFGRRK from the coding sequence ATGACCAACGAGGAACTGAAACAATTTAAGGAGTCGCTTTCGATAACGGCGGTCGCGAAGGCTCTGGGCATCGATGTTGTCCATGGGCGTTGCCACTGTTTTTTTCCGCAGCGCCATGCGCATGGCGACCGCACTCCGTCTGTTTCTTTTTCCGAGGAACGCGGAACGTTCCGTTGCTGGGTTTGTGACGATGTCCGCGGCGACGTGATTTCGCTAGTCCAGCTATGTAAAAGCATGACGTTTGTTCAGGCTGTAGAATGGCTGAAATCGGAATACTCTTTTTTGCTTGGTGCATCGAAACCGGCACGCAGGTCTGCATTATCGGCAGGGGAGGGGGGCGCATCCGAAAAGCCGAGCCAATCCCGTGCCCGTGAACCGGTGCTGCGCGAACCGGAAATTGAACCACCGCAAAAGCCCTTGATAAAAGAAGAAGACCGCCGGAATCTGATTTTCTCCTTCTTGAAGATGCTTTCGCCAATTGAGCATACTCCTGCTGGAGCCTATCTTTCGCGAAGGCGAATCTACAAGCCCGTCTGGGACAAGATGCGCATCCGCACGATTGCCGATTACGAAGAAATCAGCGGCCGCCTCAAGGAGATTTATAGCCTTGAAGTCTTGCAGTATGTGGGCTTGTTTAACGAACGGGGCAATTTGCGTTTTTACAAGCATCCTTTGATTTTTCCGTATCTGGATACCAAGATGCGTTCGTTCTATTTTCAGGCGAGGGCCATTGACAAGACGATTGTGCCGAAGGAACTGAATTTGCGCGGGACGGTTCCGTTCCCGTACAACGTGTCGGCCTTGGACGAAAAGCCCGGCTGGGTGTACCTTTGCGAAGGTGTCGTGGACACGCTCACCTTTATCGGTAGGAATGTGCCTGCTGTGGGTATTCCCGGAGTCCGCTCGTTCAAGATGGAATGGCTCCCGCTGTTCAAAAACAAGAGCGTGGTGCTCTGCTTGGACAAGGACGATGCCGGGAGAAGCGGCATGGAATACATTCAGGATGTGTTTGAACGTGCCGGAATCCGCAGTACAATCCTCGGGACGGGCATGGAGAACCTTTCTTCGGCTATGAAAGAGGGTGAAGACATCAACGATTGGTTCGGCCGCCGGAAATAA
- a CDS encoding methylated-DNA--[protein]-cysteine S-methyltransferase: MAVMDERFTEVHHRNMWGEWVFRFEGANLCGLCYISDKSGKSRAIPSEVKACASAGAMPDERLNRKTAAAYKKAAAELNAFLRGKLRTFTIPITIIGTEFQVLVWEKVREIPYGETRTFRQIAVDVGHPGAERAVGNALHANPLQIIIPCHRVISSNGGLSGYVLGMDFKRRLLCMEGAIQDELELE; the protein is encoded by the coding sequence ATGGCTGTCATGGACGAAAGATTTACAGAAGTACACCACAGGAACATGTGGGGGGAATGGGTCTTTCGTTTCGAGGGGGCGAACCTTTGTGGGCTATGCTATATAAGCGATAAATCGGGAAAATCTCGGGCTATTCCTAGCGAGGTCAAGGCTTGTGCGAGCGCAGGAGCCATGCCGGACGAACGTTTGAACCGCAAAACCGCTGCTGCCTACAAAAAGGCCGCCGCAGAACTCAACGCCTTCCTCAGAGGCAAATTACGCACGTTTACAATCCCTATAACCATTATCGGTACAGAATTTCAAGTTCTGGTTTGGGAAAAAGTGCGCGAAATTCCTTATGGCGAAACGCGTACATTCCGGCAAATTGCTGTTGATGTTGGCCATCCGGGAGCCGAGCGCGCCGTCGGGAACGCTCTGCATGCGAATCCGCTACAAATCATTATCCCTTGTCACCGCGTTATCAGCAGCAATGGGGGCCTTAGCGGGTATGTTCTTGGTATGGATTTCAAGAGGCGCCTGCTTTGTATGGAAGGGGCTATCCAGGATGAACTGGAATTGGAATAG
- a CDS encoding acyltransferase family protein, which translates to MASQSSITESQGRREKYAEWLRIIAAFTVVFQHTVTSAWYDTPVSSPDFFALNFLNSLSRFGVGVFIMISGAFMLSPKYAHPPKKVLTYNLPKIIILIVTWGLAYGFLNVICQSGDWVDYLSAPITLFTKPATHLWFLYTLAGLYLITPALRVFTQNASPRMVLYVIALFFTFGLVLPTANHLLFKLADVSIYKNIGIQGSTTFAGFYLSGFYIAHYGLGPKVRKILYSLAAISWFVSFFYATYFSIARDAPNEYFFGNFRPMTFLIAAAIFCYFRTKYGNTTTDDAKLIDMSKCMLGVYLVHPMFIKAFYGLHLSILVPHPIVTAPLMAVVFFGLSLFVVRMFRKIPGMRKIL; encoded by the coding sequence ATGGCAAGCCAATCATCTATAACGGAATCTCAAGGCCGCCGTGAAAAATATGCGGAATGGCTGCGCATCATTGCGGCCTTCACCGTTGTGTTCCAGCATACAGTAACCTCCGCTTGGTATGATACTCCTGTAAGTTCTCCCGATTTCTTTGCGCTGAACTTCTTGAACAGCCTGTCCCGATTTGGGGTGGGCGTGTTCATCATGATTAGTGGTGCATTCATGCTTTCTCCTAAGTATGCGCATCCACCCAAAAAAGTTCTCACATACAATCTTCCGAAAATCATCATCTTGATTGTGACATGGGGGCTTGCCTACGGATTCTTGAATGTCATTTGCCAAAGCGGGGATTGGGTGGATTATCTCTCCGCTCCAATCACGTTGTTCACAAAACCGGCGACCCATCTTTGGTTTTTGTACACCTTGGCGGGTCTGTATTTGATAACGCCTGCTTTGAGGGTGTTTACACAAAACGCAAGCCCGCGCATGGTATTGTATGTCATCGCGTTGTTCTTCACGTTTGGTTTGGTTCTACCGACGGCGAACCATCTCCTTTTTAAGCTGGCAGATGTTTCCATCTATAAGAACATCGGCATCCAGGGTAGTACAACATTTGCTGGATTTTATCTTTCTGGATTCTACATCGCCCATTATGGCCTTGGGCCAAAAGTTCGGAAAATTCTTTATTCGCTTGCAGCAATTTCTTGGTTTGTCTCATTTTTCTACGCGACCTATTTCAGCATTGCGAGGGATGCGCCCAATGAATATTTCTTCGGGAACTTCCGCCCCATGACATTCCTCATTGCTGCGGCTATTTTCTGTTATTTCAGGACTAAATACGGAAATACGACCACGGATGATGCAAAACTCATCGATATGTCAAAATGTATGCTTGGTGTCTATCTTGTTCACCCCATGTTTATCAAGGCTTTTTACGGTTTGCATCTCTCTATTCTTGTCCCTCATCCTATTGTCACAGCCCCGCTTATGGCCGTGGTTTTCTTTGGGTTGTCGCTGTTCGTTGTCCGGATGTTCCGCAAAATCCCCGGGATGCGCAAAATATTATAG
- a CDS encoding InlB B-repeat-containing protein codes for MRKLTYIAFCIASLTAFAFADAPEITPTLPDTDEDGCYLIESADHLYGFAALVNGKLEDTERNKSACGILVKDITVNEDVLDEDGSLKADEDDLAPWTPIMSFGGKFDGNGKTISGLYFKGGSKDTVGLFGSIGKDGNPTIIKNVGIVDSYFETEHISGGIVGVVRSEAKADIFNSYNEGTVIGDTAGGILGSSKNNAESVHIYNTYNIGSITGSKVAAGIVGAAGGKVSVANTYNLGAVSGEKVVSAIIAHAKSDATVSIKNTFVLDTFKGKGDSSAPKGATKATKEEFENGTLVLELRNYKDGSVDGSVWGQNVKEGSYPDFSGKVKGVTISSLTLVVAKDDTTKSQYIEGIEKKLPTPTRQGYSFEGWFDNDSLKGEAVSAISKKDAGDLVFYAKWEEVLCKLSLSVNDSAMGSVSGAGKYSCGEKVTIKATAVDGYVFKEWNDKDTTSSRSVTVKKDTSFKATFKARTYKVTLHKGEGKLESELSSYTYGKGAELPKATRTNYKFDGWFDNDEYSGDVVEEISKTDKGDKEFWAKWTKVASSSSSSKPASSSSAKSSSSKGKSSSSSKGKSSSSSKKVSSSSVSSSSSAYNYSLKKITPKEPKKEKDCYQIGSVEELFGFAAIVNGTDSMTRDSAACGKLTDDIVVNEDLLKDNGRFDGQKTEIILWTPMKDFAGKFDGNKKKISGLFYKDSANAIGLFGSITGGSKKEPVVIKDLGLVDSYIEGYTSVGGIVGTATTAYLSLLNVYNASTIVGYNNIGGLLGSGIVDPKEDTLSKYTLTITNCYNTGIVEATFTAGGLVGIAGEVVSLTNSYNFGKVSGAERADALIGFNYIGIKISIQNTFYSSKQSSRYGGNSAEPEDFKNGTVLKKLHDWTRDADGSVWGEAEGSDLPALTYEKKKPSEKDAIAKALPLQRFGVQALGHAVTINGVEAGTKVVVSDLQGLLVAKEVATGHGLTVNIPHSGAYIVRIGNQVNRVTIK; via the coding sequence ATGAGAAAACTAACTTATATCGCCTTTTGTATTGCATCGCTCACTGCGTTTGCTTTTGCTGACGCTCCTGAAATCACCCCGACTCTCCCGGATACCGACGAAGATGGGTGCTACCTGATTGAATCTGCCGATCATTTGTACGGATTCGCAGCCCTGGTCAACGGGAAACTTGAAGATACTGAACGAAACAAGTCTGCTTGCGGCATTCTCGTCAAAGACATCACGGTAAACGAAGACGTTCTTGATGAAGACGGCTCGCTGAAAGCCGACGAAGATGACCTCGCCCCCTGGACTCCGATTATGAGTTTCGGTGGTAAATTTGACGGGAACGGAAAGACTATTTCTGGACTTTATTTCAAGGGCGGCTCCAAAGACACTGTCGGCTTGTTCGGCTCGATTGGCAAAGATGGCAACCCTACAATCATTAAAAACGTGGGCATCGTAGATTCCTATTTTGAAACGGAACATATTTCGGGCGGTATCGTGGGTGTCGTTCGGTCAGAAGCCAAAGCGGATATTTTCAATTCCTACAATGAGGGAACGGTCATCGGCGATACGGCGGGCGGCATCTTGGGCTCGTCCAAGAACAATGCAGAGTCCGTTCATATTTACAATACGTACAACATTGGTTCTATCACGGGCAGCAAAGTCGCTGCGGGAATCGTTGGCGCTGCGGGAGGAAAAGTTTCTGTCGCCAATACATACAACCTTGGGGCTGTTTCTGGGGAAAAGGTTGTTAGCGCAATCATTGCACACGCCAAAAGCGATGCGACCGTTTCGATCAAGAATACGTTCGTTTTAGATACTTTCAAGGGTAAGGGCGATTCTTCTGCTCCCAAAGGTGCTACAAAAGCAACAAAAGAAGAATTTGAAAACGGAACGCTTGTCCTTGAACTCAGGAATTACAAGGATGGCAGTGTGGACGGTTCTGTATGGGGGCAAAATGTCAAGGAGGGTTCGTACCCTGATTTCAGCGGGAAAGTCAAGGGGGTGACCATTTCGAGCCTCACGCTTGTCGTTGCCAAGGACGACACGACAAAATCGCAGTACATTGAAGGGATCGAGAAAAAACTCCCTACGCCGACTCGCCAGGGTTACTCTTTCGAGGGTTGGTTTGACAATGATAGCCTCAAGGGTGAAGCCGTAAGTGCTATATCCAAGAAGGATGCGGGCGATTTGGTATTCTACGCAAAATGGGAAGAAGTTCTCTGCAAGTTGTCGTTGTCGGTCAACGACTCTGCAATGGGCTCCGTTTCGGGCGCCGGAAAATACTCCTGTGGCGAAAAGGTTACAATCAAGGCAACGGCTGTTGATGGGTATGTGTTCAAAGAATGGAACGACAAAGATACGACATCTTCGCGCTCCGTTACGGTCAAAAAGGATACTTCTTTCAAGGCGACGTTTAAGGCTCGTACATACAAGGTAACGCTCCACAAGGGCGAAGGCAAACTGGAATCGGAACTTTCTAGTTATACTTACGGAAAGGGTGCTGAACTCCCCAAGGCCACAAGGACAAATTACAAGTTTGACGGATGGTTTGACAACGATGAATACAGCGGCGACGTTGTCGAAGAGATTTCAAAGACGGACAAGGGCGACAAGGAATTCTGGGCCAAATGGACCAAGGTGGCTTCGTCGAGCAGTTCGTCCAAGCCGGCCTCAAGTTCTTCTGCCAAGTCTTCGAGTAGCAAGGGCAAGAGCAGCTCCAGCAGCAAGGGCAAAAGCAGTTCTAGCAGCAAGAAGGTCTCTTCTAGCTCTGTATCGAGCTCTTCTAGCGCTTACAACTATAGCCTCAAAAAGATTACCCCCAAGGAACCCAAAAAGGAAAAGGATTGCTATCAAATTGGATCGGTCGAGGAACTCTTTGGCTTTGCCGCCATCGTGAACGGTACGGATAGCATGACGCGTGATTCTGCCGCTTGTGGCAAACTGACCGACGATATTGTCGTTAACGAGGATTTGCTCAAGGATAACGGGAGGTTTGACGGACAAAAGACAGAAATTATTCTGTGGACTCCGATGAAAGATTTTGCCGGAAAATTTGACGGTAACAAGAAAAAGATTTCTGGCCTGTTCTACAAGGATTCTGCCAATGCCATTGGCCTCTTCGGCTCCATTACGGGTGGCTCGAAAAAGGAACCTGTCGTTATCAAGGATCTTGGCCTTGTCGATTCGTACATCGAGGGATATACGTCTGTCGGTGGCATTGTCGGTACGGCAACAACGGCATACCTTTCTCTATTGAATGTCTACAATGCTTCTACCATCGTCGGTTACAATAATATCGGTGGTCTCTTAGGTTCTGGTATTGTGGATCCGAAGGAGGACACGCTTAGCAAGTACACATTGACTATCACGAACTGCTATAACACAGGGATTGTCGAAGCTACGTTTACTGCAGGTGGACTTGTCGGCATTGCTGGTGAAGTTGTTTCTTTGACAAATTCGTATAACTTTGGCAAAGTTTCTGGGGCTGAACGTGCCGATGCTTTAATCGGTTTCAACTATATCGGTATAAAGATTTCTATTCAGAATACCTTCTATTCTAGCAAGCAGTCTTCTCGATATGGTGGAAATTCCGCAGAACCAGAAGATTTCAAGAATGGCACCGTTTTGAAAAAGTTGCACGATTGGACTAGGGATGCGGACGGCTCTGTATGGGGCGAGGCCGAGGGGAGTGACCTGCCTGCCTTGACATACGAGAAGAAGAAACCTTCGGAAAAAGATGCCATTGCAAAGGCGCTTCCGCTCCAGCGCTTTGGCGTCCAGGCTCTCGGGCATGCTGTGACTATAAATGGCGTTGAAGCTGGGACAAAGGTGGTTGTTTCCGACTTGCAAGGCCTCCTTGTTGCCAAGGAAGTTGCAACAGGTCATGGCCTGACTGTTAACATTCCGCATTCGGGTGCCTACATCGTCCGGATCGGGAACCAGGTCAATAGGGTGACAATCAAATAA
- a CDS encoding diphosphate--fructose-6-phosphate 1-phosphotransferase: MADNLSVLGKARKAYKPKLPAALRDGALKVALVKGKPTESVRDQAKIKALFPNTYGAPYISMKKATKAAAGKALNVGVVLSGGQAPGGHNVIAGIFDGIKSISPKSKLLGFLGGPSGLENGKFIVINEKIMDAYRNTGGFDIIQSGRTKLETEEQFKKCMAVAKAQKLDAIVIIGGDDSNTNAAVLGEYFQANGASCVVCGCPKTIDGDLKNEYIETSFGFDTAVKTYSELIGNIMRDANSAQKYWHFIKLMGRSASHIALEAALQTHPNICLISEEVKAKKMKLKQVIKDVADVVAARAAAGKNFGVALIPEGLLEFIPDVGVLISELSEALAHHEKEVEGLDTAAKVEKLCQWVSKASAEVLKSLPAFVQAQLMLDRDSHGNVQVSLIETEKLIIEMVKKELKGRKNFKGKFSALNHFFGYEGRCAAPSNFDADYCYSLGFTAAVLAFNKMNGYMSSVRDLTKGIEKWTAGGIPITMMMNIERRHGADKPVIQKALVELDGAPFKFFAKNRDVWATTESYTYPGPIQYWGPSEVCDVTNFTIKLERGALKVK; this comes from the coding sequence ATGGCTGACAATCTGTCCGTCCTCGGCAAGGCCCGCAAGGCCTACAAGCCGAAACTCCCCGCCGCTCTCCGCGACGGCGCTCTCAAAGTTGCTCTCGTGAAGGGCAAGCCCACCGAATCCGTCCGTGACCAGGCCAAGATCAAGGCTCTGTTCCCGAACACCTACGGTGCACCGTACATCTCCATGAAGAAGGCTACCAAGGCTGCTGCCGGTAAGGCCCTCAACGTGGGCGTGGTGCTCTCCGGCGGCCAGGCTCCTGGTGGACACAACGTGATTGCGGGTATCTTCGACGGTATCAAGAGCATCAGCCCGAAGAGCAAGCTCCTCGGTTTCCTCGGCGGCCCGTCTGGCCTCGAGAACGGCAAGTTCATCGTGATCAACGAAAAGATCATGGACGCCTACCGCAACACTGGTGGATTCGACATCATCCAGTCCGGCCGTACCAAGCTCGAAACCGAAGAACAGTTCAAGAAGTGCATGGCTGTTGCCAAGGCCCAGAAGCTCGACGCTATCGTGATCATCGGTGGTGACGACTCCAACACGAACGCTGCTGTTCTCGGTGAATACTTCCAGGCCAACGGCGCTAGCTGCGTGGTTTGCGGCTGCCCGAAGACCATCGACGGCGACCTCAAGAACGAATACATCGAAACCTCCTTCGGTTTCGACACCGCCGTGAAGACCTATTCCGAACTCATCGGCAACATCATGCGCGATGCCAACTCCGCTCAGAAGTACTGGCACTTCATCAAGCTCATGGGCCGTAGCGCTTCTCACATCGCTCTCGAAGCCGCTCTCCAGACCCACCCGAACATCTGCTTGATTTCTGAAGAAGTCAAGGCCAAGAAGATGAAGCTCAAGCAGGTTATCAAGGACGTTGCAGACGTCGTCGCTGCCCGTGCTGCTGCCGGCAAGAACTTCGGTGTGGCCCTCATTCCGGAAGGCCTCCTCGAATTCATCCCGGATGTCGGCGTGCTCATCTCTGAACTTTCCGAAGCCCTCGCTCATCACGAAAAGGAAGTCGAAGGCCTCGACACCGCTGCCAAGGTCGAAAAGCTCTGCCAGTGGGTTTCCAAGGCTTCTGCCGAAGTCCTCAAGAGCCTCCCGGCCTTTGTGCAGGCCCAGCTGATGCTCGACCGCGACAGCCATGGCAACGTGCAGGTTTCCCTCATCGAAACCGAAAAGCTCATCATCGAAATGGTGAAGAAAGAACTCAAGGGCCGCAAGAACTTCAAGGGCAAGTTCAGCGCTCTCAACCACTTCTTCGGTTACGAAGGCCGCTGCGCCGCTCCGTCGAACTTCGACGCCGACTACTGCTACAGCCTCGGCTTCACCGCCGCCGTGCTCGCCTTCAACAAGATGAACGGCTACATGAGCTCTGTCCGTGACCTCACGAAGGGTATCGAAAAGTGGACTGCCGGTGGCATTCCTATCACCATGATGATGAACATCGAACGTCGTCACGGTGCCGACAAGCCGGTGATCCAGAAGGCTCTCGTTGAACTCGATGGTGCTCCGTTCAAGTTCTTCGCCAAGAACCGCGACGTTTGGGCCACGACTGAATCCTACACCTATCCGGGTCCGATCCAGTACTGGGGTCCGAGCGAAGTGTGCGACGTTACCAATTTCACTATCAAATTGGAACGTGGTGCTTTGAAGGTTAAGTAA
- a CDS encoding nucleoside-diphosphate sugar epimerase/dehydratase: MVKIKETLNNFRLRKRILAVADAFIVVVAGLIVNYPLPLFANRIGRPDLFVVFLTTSICCFGSLLFFGAYNRMWRYFSTKDYLSCIYGVVTGIVIANLFVLAIKGDCAWQFAILHATVATVGICMFRYIFKRAFVSLVATGAKEAENKRTMIIGAGNAAKMLLDEIANNKVDAREGHVSTDAYKIEPVCLIDDDRQKLGSKLNGVVVAGSTSDIPKIAQLERIEQIIFSIPSCPPKDRQVILDICGKTGLPVKVLPFIGSLLEAPSDDGSTHFMSQIRDIKVEDLLGRESVKFDNKEIRDFIEGKVCMVTGGGGSIGSELVRQIAKYSPKQIIIVDIYENNAYEIQQELIMDYGDSLDLVTLIASVRDFFRMNKILKQYKPNVIFHAAAHKHVPLMESSPMEAIKNNVIGTFNMATLAMFNGVDKFVMISTDKAVNPTNVMGASKRCCEMIVQFLSQQKGCQTVFVTTRFGNVLGSNGSVIPLFKRQIEQGKPVTVTHPDIIRYFMTIPEAVSLVMEAASIAQGGEIFVLDMGQPVKILTLAENLIRMYGKVPYKDVQIKFTGLRPGEKIKEELLMNEEGLKSTRNKLLFIGKQIEIDADKFVVDLWKLKCAAAENKDDVAISALHEIVPTFTTPEEYNKNVLKA; this comes from the coding sequence ATGGTAAAGATAAAAGAAACTTTGAACAACTTCAGGCTCCGCAAGCGGATTCTGGCTGTTGCCGATGCTTTTATCGTCGTTGTCGCCGGCTTGATAGTGAACTATCCGTTGCCGCTATTTGCCAACCGCATTGGGCGGCCTGACCTTTTCGTCGTTTTTCTGACAACATCTATCTGCTGTTTCGGGAGCCTGCTCTTCTTTGGCGCATACAACAGGATGTGGCGCTACTTCAGCACAAAAGATTATCTCAGCTGCATTTATGGTGTCGTAACGGGCATTGTCATCGCAAACCTTTTCGTTCTTGCCATCAAGGGCGATTGCGCCTGGCAATTCGCCATACTCCATGCGACCGTGGCAACTGTCGGCATTTGCATGTTCCGCTACATATTCAAGCGTGCGTTCGTGAGCCTTGTGGCTACCGGAGCCAAAGAGGCGGAAAACAAACGCACCATGATTATCGGTGCGGGCAATGCGGCCAAGATGTTGCTTGACGAAATTGCCAATAATAAGGTGGACGCACGAGAAGGCCACGTCAGTACCGACGCCTATAAAATTGAACCGGTATGCCTTATCGACGACGACCGTCAAAAGCTGGGTTCCAAACTGAACGGAGTTGTTGTCGCCGGTTCGACGAGCGACATCCCGAAAATTGCACAACTGGAACGCATTGAGCAAATCATATTTTCCATTCCGAGTTGTCCACCCAAAGACCGCCAAGTCATTCTAGACATCTGCGGCAAAACTGGACTGCCAGTAAAGGTACTCCCGTTTATCGGATCATTGCTCGAAGCCCCGTCAGACGACGGTTCTACGCACTTCATGAGCCAGATTCGTGACATCAAGGTCGAGGACCTTCTGGGGCGAGAATCAGTCAAGTTCGACAACAAGGAAATCCGAGACTTTATCGAGGGCAAGGTCTGCATGGTCACCGGCGGTGGCGGAAGCATCGGTTCCGAGCTCGTACGCCAAATAGCCAAGTACTCCCCAAAGCAAATTATTATCGTAGACATTTACGAGAACAACGCCTACGAAATCCAGCAAGAACTCATCATGGATTACGGAGATTCGCTGGACCTGGTCACGCTCATCGCAAGCGTCCGCGATTTCTTCCGGATGAACAAAATCCTCAAGCAGTACAAGCCCAACGTGATCTTCCACGCAGCGGCGCACAAGCACGTGCCCCTCATGGAATCAAGCCCGATGGAAGCAATCAAGAATAACGTCATCGGGACCTTCAACATGGCAACGCTCGCCATGTTTAACGGGGTCGACAAGTTCGTGATGATCAGCACCGACAAGGCCGTGAACCCGACAAACGTGATGGGAGCAAGCAAACGCTGCTGCGAAATGATTGTCCAGTTCCTAAGCCAGCAGAAAGGTTGCCAAACCGTCTTCGTGACCACGCGATTCGGCAATGTCCTCGGCAGCAACGGCAGCGTCATCCCCCTGTTCAAGCGGCAAATTGAACAAGGAAAGCCAGTGACGGTCACGCACCCCGACATCATCCGCTATTTCATGACCATTCCCGAGGCGGTGAGCCTCGTGATGGAGGCCGCAAGCATCGCCCAGGGCGGCGAAATCTTTGTGCTCGATATGGGGCAACCCGTAAAAATTTTGACACTCGCCGAAAACCTGATCCGCATGTACGGCAAAGTCCCTTACAAAGACGTTCAGATCAAGTTTACCGGACTCCGCCCCGGCGAAAAAATCAAAGAAGAACTCCTGATGAACGAAGAAGGGCTCAAGAGCACGCGCAACAAGCTCCTCTTTATCGGCAAGCAGATCGAAATTGACGCAGACAAGTTTGTCGTCGACCTGTGGAAGCTCAAGTGCGCCGCAGCCGAGAATAAGGACGACGTGGCCATCAGTGCCTTGCACGAGATCGTCCCCACTTTCACGACACCCGAAGAATACAACAAGAATGTGCTAAAAGCCTAG
- the leuB gene encoding 3-isopropylmalate dehydrogenase — protein MSKNYKIAVLPGDGIGPEVMKEAVRVLDVVSKKFGFDVNAEWANVGGAAYDESGSPLPESTLKLGEASDCILFGSVGGPKWEHLPPNLQPERGALLPLRKHFKLFCNLRPARVYKELAGACPLRADIVGDGFNILTVRELTGDVYFGQPKGREGVPGSKEEIGFDTMKYSRYEVERIARFAFDAAMLRNKKVASIDKANVLTTSVLWREVVNEVIKDYPELTLEHLYVDNAAMQLLKRPREFDVLLCPNLFGDILTDECAMLTGSMGLLPSASIAEGSFGLYEPAGGSAPDIAGKGIANPLAQILSVALMLRYTFKEEEAAKAIEAACEKVIAQGFRTGDIYQEGCTKVGTTGMGDAIIAALG, from the coding sequence ATGAGCAAGAATTACAAGATTGCAGTGCTTCCGGGCGACGGTATCGGCCCCGAAGTCATGAAAGAAGCTGTCCGCGTGCTGGACGTCGTTTCCAAGAAGTTCGGTTTCGACGTGAACGCCGAATGGGCAAATGTCGGTGGTGCCGCCTATGACGAAAGCGGTTCTCCGCTGCCGGAAAGCACCCTCAAGCTCGGTGAAGCTTCTGACTGTATTCTTTTCGGTTCCGTGGGTGGCCCGAAGTGGGAACACCTTCCGCCGAACCTCCAGCCGGAACGCGGCGCCCTCCTCCCGCTCCGCAAGCACTTCAAGCTTTTCTGCAACCTCCGCCCGGCCCGTGTCTATAAGGAACTCGCTGGCGCATGCCCGCTCCGTGCCGACATCGTTGGCGACGGCTTCAACATCCTCACCGTCCGCGAACTGACGGGTGACGTTTATTTTGGCCAGCCGAAGGGCCGCGAAGGCGTTCCGGGCTCCAAGGAAGAAATCGGCTTCGACACCATGAAGTACAGCCGCTACGAAGTCGAACGCATTGCCCGTTTCGCCTTTGACGCCGCCATGCTCCGTAACAAGAAGGTTGCCAGCATCGACAAGGCCAACGTGCTCACCACAAGCGTGCTCTGGCGCGAAGTCGTGAACGAAGTCATCAAGGACTACCCGGAACTGACTCTCGAACACCTCTACGTGGACAACGCTGCCATGCAGCTCCTCAAGCGCCCGCGTGAATTCGACGTGCTCCTCTGCCCGAACCTCTTCGGCGACATCCTCACCGACGAATGCGCAATGCTCACCGGTTCCATGGGTCTCCTCCCGTCCGCTTCTATCGCCGAAGGTTCTTTCGGTCTGTACGAACCGGCCGGTGGTTCCGCTCCGGACATCGCTGGCAAGGGTATCGCTAACCCGCTCGCCCAGATCCTCTCCGTGGCCCTCATGCTCCGCTACACCTTCAAGGAAGAAGAAGCGGCCAAGGCTATCGAAGCAGCCTGTGAAAAGGTCATTGCCCAGGGCTTCCGCACTGGCGATATCTACCAGGAAGGCTGCACCAAGGTCGGCACGACCGGCATGGGCGACGCCATCATCGCTGCTCTCGGCTAA